In Leishmania major strain Friedlin complete genome, chromosome 34, the following proteins share a genomic window:
- a CDS encoding putative protein serine/threonine phosphatasee codes for MNLDAWEEKVRLVQPLEMKEMQLLLRTAVNLLIEESNVQGVHLPVTICGDIHGQFLDLLRLFEVAGEIRRETGSMNYIFLGDLVDRGRNSVEVLTFLLILKLKYPHKITLIRGNHETRQVTTMYGFYDECAEKFGTVEIWKLCTEVFDCMPIAALIEGKSLCIHGGLSPEIRSVDQIRLLNRRQEIPNEGPFSDLVWSDPENVDGWVVSQRGAGFLFGASVTQEFIHRNRLNLIARAHQLVHEGFKYHFDEEYLCTVWSAPNYCYRCGNLASVLRIYEDHSCEFVVFKEVEAQITLSDEPRTKEPAYFL; via the coding sequence ATGAACCTCGATGCGTGGGAGGAAAAGGTGCGCCTTGTGCAGCCGTTGGAGATGAAGGAAATGCAGCTCCTGCTTCGCACAGCCGTAAATCTGCTCATCGAGGAGAGCAACGTGCAAGGGGTGCACCTTCCTGTCACCATCTGCGGTGACATTCACGGTCAGTTCCTCGATCTTCTTCGGCTCTTCGAGGTGGCAGGGGAAATTCGTCGTGAGACCGGCAGCATGAACTACATCTTCCTAGGCGACCTCGTCGATCGGGGGCGCAACAGTGTCGAGGTACTCACCTTTCTTCTGATCCTGAAGCTCAAATACCCGCACAAAATCACTCTCATCCGCGGCAACCACGAAACTAGGCAGGTCACCACCATGTACGGCTTCTACGATGAGTGTGCTGAGAAGTTCGGCACGGTGGAGATATGGAAGTTGTGCACAGAGGTGTTTGACTGCATGCCGATCGCCGCACTCATCGAGGGCAAAAGTCTTTGCATTCATGGCGGCCTCTCTCCGGAAATCCGTTCGGTTGATCAAATCCGGTTGCTGAATCGGCGGCAAGAGATTCCGAACGAAGGACCCTTCTCAGACCTCGTCTGGTCAGACCCGGAGAACGTCGACGGCTGGGTGGTGTCGCAGCGTGGCGCCGGCTTTCTTTTCGGCGCCTCCGTCACGCAAGAGTTTATCCACCGCAACCGGCTCAACCTCATCGCCCGCGCCCACCAGCTCGTCCACGAGGGATTCAAGTACCACTTCGACGAGGAATACCTCTGCACAGTGTGGTCAGCGCCAAACTACTGCTATCGATGCGGTAACCTCGCCAGTGTCCTGCGCATCTACGAGGACCACTCGTGCGAGTTTGTCGTCTTtaaggaggtggaggcacAGATCACTCTCTCTGACGAGCCAAGGACGAAGGAGCCGGCCTACTTTCTGTAG